A part of Antennarius striatus isolate MH-2024 chromosome 21, ASM4005453v1, whole genome shotgun sequence genomic DNA contains:
- the LOC137588127 gene encoding calcium/calmodulin-dependent protein kinase type II subunit gamma isoform X10, translated as MATTATSTRFTDEYQLYEELGKGAFSVVRRCVKKSSGQEYAAKIINTKKLSARDHQKLEREARICRLLKHPNIVRLHDSISEEGFHYLVFDLVTGGELFEDIVAREYYSEADASHCISQILESVNHIHQHDIVHRDLKPENLLLASKMKGAAVKLADFGLAIEVQGDQQAWFGFAGTPGYLSPEVLRKDPYGKPVDIWACGVILYILLVGYPPFWDEDQHKLYQQIKAGAYDFPSPEWDTVTPEAKNLINQMLTINPAKRITAEQALKHPWVCHRSTVASMMHRQETVECLRKFNARRKLKGAILTTMLVSRNFSVGRQHTNSAAAASSTASLAQEACKSLLNKKSDSAKPSTNNSKNSIVSAINALKDTNMATNTQMESQSTVVHNPPDGVKGSTESNATNDEEEMKARKQEIIKITEQLIEAINNGDFDAYTRICDPGLTSFEPEALGNLVEGMDFHKFYFENLLSKNSKPVHTTLLNPHVHLIGEDAACIAYIRLTQFVDTTGRPRSSQSEETRVWHRRDGKWLNVHFHCSGAPAAPLQ; from the exons ATGGCAACCACCGCTACGTCTACTCGCTTCACCGACGAGTACCAGCTTTACGAGGAGCTCGGGAA GGGAGCTTTTTCAGTGGTGCGTAGGTGTGTTAAGAAGTCATCAGGACAGGAATATGCTGCAAAAATCATCAACACTAAGAAGCTGTCTGCAAGAG ACCATCAGAAACTGGAGAGAGAGGCTCGGATCTGCCGTCTCCTGAAGCACCCCAACATTG TGAGACTCCATGACAGCATTTCAGAGGAAGGCTTTCATTACCTCGTCTTTGACCT GGTGACGGGAGGAGAGCTGTTCGAAGACATCGTAGCCAGGGAGTACTACAGCGAGGCCGACGCCAG TCATTGCATTAGTCAGATCTTAGAGAGTGTCAATCATATCCACCAGCATGATATTGTGCACAGAGACCTCAAG cCTGAGAACCTGTTGTTGGCCAGTAAGATGAAGGGAGCGGCGGTGAAGCTGGCAGACTTCGGCCTCGCTATCGAAGTGCAGGGAGACCAGCAGGCTTGGTTTG GTTTCGCCGGCACACCTGGATACCTGTCCCCCGAAGTCCTGAGGAAGGACCCCTACGGCAAGCCGGTGGACATCTGGGCTTGTG GTGTCATTCTCTACATCTTGTTGGTGGGATATCCTCCCTTCTGGGACGAGGATCAGCACAAACTCTACCAGCAGATCAAAGCAGGAGCGTACGAC tTCCCGTCCCCGGAGTGGGACACGGTGACTCCAGAGGCGAAGAACCTGATCAACCAGATGTTGACCATCAACCCGGCCAAGAGGATCACAGCCGAACAGGCCCTCAAACACCCCTGGGTCTGC CACCGCTCCACAGTGGCGTCCATGATGCACCGACAGGAAACTGTGGAATGTCTCCGCAAGTTCAACGCTCGCCGAAAACTCAAG GGAGCCATCCTCACCACCATGCTGGTGTCCAGAAACTTCTCAG TGGGCCGGCAGCATACCAACTCTGCTGCTGCCGCCTCCTCCACGGCCTCACTGGCTCAGGAAG catgcAAAAGTTTACTCAACAAGAAGTCAGATTCTGCTAAG CCTTCTACCAACAACAGTAAGAACAGTATAGTGAGCGCCATCAATGCCCTGAAAGACACCAACATGGCAACCAACACCCAGATG GAGTCTCAGAGCACGGTGGTGCACAACCCTCCCGACGGAGTCAAG GGATCCACGGAGAGCAACGCCACCAAcgacgaggaggagatgaaag ctcGTAAGCAGGAGATCATCAAGATAACGGAGCAGCTGATCGAGGCCATCAACAACGGAGACTTCGACGCCTACAC GAGGATTTGCGATCCTGGACTCACCTCGTTTGAACCCGAGGCCCTGGGGAACCTGGTGGAGGGCATGGACTTCCACAAGTTCTACTTTGAAAACC TGTTGAGCAAGAACAGCAAGCCGGTGCACACCACCCTGCTCAACCCCCACGTGCACCTGATCGGCGAGGACGCCGCCTGCATCGCCTACATCCGGCTCACGCAGTTCGTGGACACCACCGGCCGCCCTcgctccagccaatcagaggagaccAGGGTGTGGCATCGTCGCGACGGCAAGTGGCTGAACGTTCACTTCCACTGCTCAGGAGCGCCCGCTGCACCACTGCAGTGA
- the LOC137588127 gene encoding calcium/calmodulin-dependent protein kinase type II subunit gamma isoform X8, with product MATTATSTRFTDEYQLYEELGKGAFSVVRRCVKKSSGQEYAAKIINTKKLSARDHQKLEREARICRLLKHPNIVRLHDSISEEGFHYLVFDLVTGGELFEDIVAREYYSEADASHCISQILESVNHIHQHDIVHRDLKPENLLLASKMKGAAVKLADFGLAIEVQGDQQAWFGFAGTPGYLSPEVLRKDPYGKPVDIWACGVILYILLVGYPPFWDEDQHKLYQQIKAGAYDFPSPEWDTVTPEAKNLINQMLTINPAKRITAEQALKHPWVCHRSTVASMMHRQETVECLRKFNARRKLKGAILTTMLVSRNFSVGRQHTNSAAAASSTASLAQEACKSLLNKKSDSAKESQSTVVHNPPDGVKGSTESNATNDEEEMKARKQEIIKITEQLIEAINNGDFDAYTRICDPGLTSFEPEALGNLVEGMDFHKFYFENLLSKNSKPVHTTLLNPHVHLIGEDAACIAYIRLTQFVDTTGRPRSSQSEETRVWHRRDGKWLNVHFHCSGAPAAPLQ from the exons ATGGCAACCACCGCTACGTCTACTCGCTTCACCGACGAGTACCAGCTTTACGAGGAGCTCGGGAA GGGAGCTTTTTCAGTGGTGCGTAGGTGTGTTAAGAAGTCATCAGGACAGGAATATGCTGCAAAAATCATCAACACTAAGAAGCTGTCTGCAAGAG ACCATCAGAAACTGGAGAGAGAGGCTCGGATCTGCCGTCTCCTGAAGCACCCCAACATTG TGAGACTCCATGACAGCATTTCAGAGGAAGGCTTTCATTACCTCGTCTTTGACCT GGTGACGGGAGGAGAGCTGTTCGAAGACATCGTAGCCAGGGAGTACTACAGCGAGGCCGACGCCAG TCATTGCATTAGTCAGATCTTAGAGAGTGTCAATCATATCCACCAGCATGATATTGTGCACAGAGACCTCAAG cCTGAGAACCTGTTGTTGGCCAGTAAGATGAAGGGAGCGGCGGTGAAGCTGGCAGACTTCGGCCTCGCTATCGAAGTGCAGGGAGACCAGCAGGCTTGGTTTG GTTTCGCCGGCACACCTGGATACCTGTCCCCCGAAGTCCTGAGGAAGGACCCCTACGGCAAGCCGGTGGACATCTGGGCTTGTG GTGTCATTCTCTACATCTTGTTGGTGGGATATCCTCCCTTCTGGGACGAGGATCAGCACAAACTCTACCAGCAGATCAAAGCAGGAGCGTACGAC tTCCCGTCCCCGGAGTGGGACACGGTGACTCCAGAGGCGAAGAACCTGATCAACCAGATGTTGACCATCAACCCGGCCAAGAGGATCACAGCCGAACAGGCCCTCAAACACCCCTGGGTCTGC CACCGCTCCACAGTGGCGTCCATGATGCACCGACAGGAAACTGTGGAATGTCTCCGCAAGTTCAACGCTCGCCGAAAACTCAAG GGAGCCATCCTCACCACCATGCTGGTGTCCAGAAACTTCTCAG TGGGCCGGCAGCATACCAACTCTGCTGCTGCCGCCTCCTCCACGGCCTCACTGGCTCAGGAAG catgcAAAAGTTTACTCAACAAGAAGTCAGATTCTGCTAAG GAGTCTCAGAGCACGGTGGTGCACAACCCTCCCGACGGAGTCAAG GGATCCACGGAGAGCAACGCCACCAAcgacgaggaggagatgaaag ctcGTAAGCAGGAGATCATCAAGATAACGGAGCAGCTGATCGAGGCCATCAACAACGGAGACTTCGACGCCTACAC GAGGATTTGCGATCCTGGACTCACCTCGTTTGAACCCGAGGCCCTGGGGAACCTGGTGGAGGGCATGGACTTCCACAAGTTCTACTTTGAAAACC TGTTGAGCAAGAACAGCAAGCCGGTGCACACCACCCTGCTCAACCCCCACGTGCACCTGATCGGCGAGGACGCCGCCTGCATCGCCTACATCCGGCTCACGCAGTTCGTGGACACCACCGGCCGCCCTcgctccagccaatcagaggagaccAGGGTGTGGCATCGTCGCGACGGCAAGTGGCTGAACGTTCACTTCCACTGCTCAGGAGCGCCCGCTGCACCACTGCAGTGA
- the LOC137588127 gene encoding calcium/calmodulin-dependent protein kinase type II subunit gamma isoform X7, with protein sequence MATTATSTRFTDEYQLYEELGKGAFSVVRRCVKKSSGQEYAAKIINTKKLSARDHQKLEREARICRLLKHPNIVRLHDSISEEGFHYLVFDLVTGGELFEDIVAREYYSEADASHCISQILESVNHIHQHDIVHRDLKPENLLLASKMKGAAVKLADFGLAIEVQGDQQAWFGFAGTPGYLSPEVLRKDPYGKPVDIWACGVILYILLVGYPPFWDEDQHKLYQQIKAGAYDFPSPEWDTVTPEAKNLINQMLTINPAKRITAEQALKHPWVCHRSTVASMMHRQETVECLRKFNARRKLKGAILTTMLVSRNFSACKSLLNKKSDSAKPSTNNSKNSIVSAINALKDTNMATNTQMESQSTVVHNPPDGVKGSTESNATNDEEEMKARKQEIIKITEQLIEAINNGDFDAYTRICDPGLTSFEPEALGNLVEGMDFHKFYFENLLSKNSKPVHTTLLNPHVHLIGEDAACIAYIRLTQFVDTTGRPRSSQSEETRVWHRRDGKWLNVHFHCSGAPAAPLQ encoded by the exons ATGGCAACCACCGCTACGTCTACTCGCTTCACCGACGAGTACCAGCTTTACGAGGAGCTCGGGAA GGGAGCTTTTTCAGTGGTGCGTAGGTGTGTTAAGAAGTCATCAGGACAGGAATATGCTGCAAAAATCATCAACACTAAGAAGCTGTCTGCAAGAG ACCATCAGAAACTGGAGAGAGAGGCTCGGATCTGCCGTCTCCTGAAGCACCCCAACATTG TGAGACTCCATGACAGCATTTCAGAGGAAGGCTTTCATTACCTCGTCTTTGACCT GGTGACGGGAGGAGAGCTGTTCGAAGACATCGTAGCCAGGGAGTACTACAGCGAGGCCGACGCCAG TCATTGCATTAGTCAGATCTTAGAGAGTGTCAATCATATCCACCAGCATGATATTGTGCACAGAGACCTCAAG cCTGAGAACCTGTTGTTGGCCAGTAAGATGAAGGGAGCGGCGGTGAAGCTGGCAGACTTCGGCCTCGCTATCGAAGTGCAGGGAGACCAGCAGGCTTGGTTTG GTTTCGCCGGCACACCTGGATACCTGTCCCCCGAAGTCCTGAGGAAGGACCCCTACGGCAAGCCGGTGGACATCTGGGCTTGTG GTGTCATTCTCTACATCTTGTTGGTGGGATATCCTCCCTTCTGGGACGAGGATCAGCACAAACTCTACCAGCAGATCAAAGCAGGAGCGTACGAC tTCCCGTCCCCGGAGTGGGACACGGTGACTCCAGAGGCGAAGAACCTGATCAACCAGATGTTGACCATCAACCCGGCCAAGAGGATCACAGCCGAACAGGCCCTCAAACACCCCTGGGTCTGC CACCGCTCCACAGTGGCGTCCATGATGCACCGACAGGAAACTGTGGAATGTCTCCGCAAGTTCAACGCTCGCCGAAAACTCAAG GGAGCCATCCTCACCACCATGCTGGTGTCCAGAAACTTCTCAG catgcAAAAGTTTACTCAACAAGAAGTCAGATTCTGCTAAG CCTTCTACCAACAACAGTAAGAACAGTATAGTGAGCGCCATCAATGCCCTGAAAGACACCAACATGGCAACCAACACCCAGATG GAGTCTCAGAGCACGGTGGTGCACAACCCTCCCGACGGAGTCAAG GGATCCACGGAGAGCAACGCCACCAAcgacgaggaggagatgaaag ctcGTAAGCAGGAGATCATCAAGATAACGGAGCAGCTGATCGAGGCCATCAACAACGGAGACTTCGACGCCTACAC GAGGATTTGCGATCCTGGACTCACCTCGTTTGAACCCGAGGCCCTGGGGAACCTGGTGGAGGGCATGGACTTCCACAAGTTCTACTTTGAAAACC TGTTGAGCAAGAACAGCAAGCCGGTGCACACCACCCTGCTCAACCCCCACGTGCACCTGATCGGCGAGGACGCCGCCTGCATCGCCTACATCCGGCTCACGCAGTTCGTGGACACCACCGGCCGCCCTcgctccagccaatcagaggagaccAGGGTGTGGCATCGTCGCGACGGCAAGTGGCTGAACGTTCACTTCCACTGCTCAGGAGCGCCCGCTGCACCACTGCAGTGA
- the LOC137588127 gene encoding calcium/calmodulin-dependent protein kinase type II subunit gamma isoform X9 — MATTATSTRFTDEYQLYEELGKGAFSVVRRCVKKSSGQEYAAKIINTKKLSARDHQKLEREARICRLLKHPNIVRLHDSISEEGFHYLVFDLVTGGELFEDIVAREYYSEADASHCISQILESVNHIHQHDIVHRDLKPENLLLASKMKGAAVKLADFGLAIEVQGDQQAWFGFAGTPGYLSPEVLRKDPYGKPVDIWACGVILYILLVGYPPFWDEDQHKLYQQIKAGAYDFPSPEWDTVTPEAKNLINQMLTINPAKRITAEQALKHPWVCHRSTVASMMHRQETVECLRKFNARRKLKGAILTTMLVSRNFSACKSLLNKKSDSAKESQSTVVHNPPDGVKGSTESNATNDEEEMKARKQEIIKITEQLIEAINNGDFDAYTRICDPGLTSFEPEALGNLVEGMDFHKFYFENLLSKNSKPVHTTLLNPHVHLIGEDAACIAYIRLTQFVDTTGRPRSSQSEETRVWHRRDGKWLNVHFHCSGAPAAPLQ, encoded by the exons ATGGCAACCACCGCTACGTCTACTCGCTTCACCGACGAGTACCAGCTTTACGAGGAGCTCGGGAA GGGAGCTTTTTCAGTGGTGCGTAGGTGTGTTAAGAAGTCATCAGGACAGGAATATGCTGCAAAAATCATCAACACTAAGAAGCTGTCTGCAAGAG ACCATCAGAAACTGGAGAGAGAGGCTCGGATCTGCCGTCTCCTGAAGCACCCCAACATTG TGAGACTCCATGACAGCATTTCAGAGGAAGGCTTTCATTACCTCGTCTTTGACCT GGTGACGGGAGGAGAGCTGTTCGAAGACATCGTAGCCAGGGAGTACTACAGCGAGGCCGACGCCAG TCATTGCATTAGTCAGATCTTAGAGAGTGTCAATCATATCCACCAGCATGATATTGTGCACAGAGACCTCAAG cCTGAGAACCTGTTGTTGGCCAGTAAGATGAAGGGAGCGGCGGTGAAGCTGGCAGACTTCGGCCTCGCTATCGAAGTGCAGGGAGACCAGCAGGCTTGGTTTG GTTTCGCCGGCACACCTGGATACCTGTCCCCCGAAGTCCTGAGGAAGGACCCCTACGGCAAGCCGGTGGACATCTGGGCTTGTG GTGTCATTCTCTACATCTTGTTGGTGGGATATCCTCCCTTCTGGGACGAGGATCAGCACAAACTCTACCAGCAGATCAAAGCAGGAGCGTACGAC tTCCCGTCCCCGGAGTGGGACACGGTGACTCCAGAGGCGAAGAACCTGATCAACCAGATGTTGACCATCAACCCGGCCAAGAGGATCACAGCCGAACAGGCCCTCAAACACCCCTGGGTCTGC CACCGCTCCACAGTGGCGTCCATGATGCACCGACAGGAAACTGTGGAATGTCTCCGCAAGTTCAACGCTCGCCGAAAACTCAAG GGAGCCATCCTCACCACCATGCTGGTGTCCAGAAACTTCTCAG catgcAAAAGTTTACTCAACAAGAAGTCAGATTCTGCTAAG GAGTCTCAGAGCACGGTGGTGCACAACCCTCCCGACGGAGTCAAG GGATCCACGGAGAGCAACGCCACCAAcgacgaggaggagatgaaag ctcGTAAGCAGGAGATCATCAAGATAACGGAGCAGCTGATCGAGGCCATCAACAACGGAGACTTCGACGCCTACAC GAGGATTTGCGATCCTGGACTCACCTCGTTTGAACCCGAGGCCCTGGGGAACCTGGTGGAGGGCATGGACTTCCACAAGTTCTACTTTGAAAACC TGTTGAGCAAGAACAGCAAGCCGGTGCACACCACCCTGCTCAACCCCCACGTGCACCTGATCGGCGAGGACGCCGCCTGCATCGCCTACATCCGGCTCACGCAGTTCGTGGACACCACCGGCCGCCCTcgctccagccaatcagaggagaccAGGGTGTGGCATCGTCGCGACGGCAAGTGGCTGAACGTTCACTTCCACTGCTCAGGAGCGCCCGCTGCACCACTGCAGTGA